The following coding sequences lie in one Armatimonadota bacterium genomic window:
- a CDS encoding ATP-binding cassette domain-containing protein, which translates to MEFRDVSVSYRKHAEAVAQCNLVIEEGEFVFLVGKTGAGKSTLLKLISREVAPNAGRVVVAGKEINKQLPLTIPRLRRKMGIVPQDFALLPKKTVAENIAYASRAAGKTKRQTRRRMAFILFGIHLDHKMNSFPDELSGGERQRVAIGRALINDPPLLLADEPTGNLDPEHSMEVMQLLMNLNERGTTVVVASHDMMVVEKLGKRIIRLDQGRVVSDTKFPEMGQDEPPTDEIEEPVEEVAAGEASEPAIVGEPVTEEEIGAVEEPGDPEEESSADV; encoded by the coding sequence ATCGAATTTCGAGACGTTTCCGTGTCTTATCGGAAGCATGCAGAGGCGGTAGCCCAATGCAATCTCGTTATCGAAGAGGGAGAATTTGTGTTCCTGGTGGGCAAAACGGGAGCGGGAAAAAGCACCCTGCTCAAGCTGATTTCCCGCGAAGTTGCGCCGAATGCCGGGCGAGTGGTGGTAGCGGGAAAAGAGATCAATAAACAGCTTCCGCTGACGATTCCTAGGCTGCGCCGCAAGATGGGCATCGTGCCGCAGGACTTCGCCCTTCTGCCCAAAAAGACGGTCGCCGAGAACATCGCTTACGCCAGCCGCGCGGCGGGCAAGACCAAGCGGCAGACGCGCCGTCGAATGGCGTTCATCTTGTTCGGAATCCACCTCGACCACAAGATGAACAGCTTCCCGGACGAGCTTTCGGGCGGTGAACGGCAGAGGGTGGCGATCGGACGGGCGCTGATCAACGATCCTCCGCTGTTGTTGGCGGATGAGCCAACCGGTAACCTTGACCCCGAGCACTCGATGGAGGTCATGCAACTCCTGATGAACCTCAACGAGCGCGGGACGACGGTCGTGGTCGCCAGCCACGACATGATGGTGGTGGAGAAGCTTGGTAAGCGGATCATCCGCTTGGATCAAGGTCGCGTTGTTTCGGACACGAAGTTCCCCGAAATGGGTCAAGACGAGCCGCCGACCGATGAGATTGAAGAGCCGGTCGAAGAAGTCGCGGCCGGGGAAGCGAGCGAACCAGCGATCGTCGGAGAGCCTGTAACGGAAGAAGAAATCGGAGCCGTTGAAGAGCCCGGTGATCCCGAAGAGGAGTCGTCCGCCGATGTTTGA
- a CDS encoding FtsX-like permease family protein, whose protein sequence is MFDRLTFILGETLVSIRRNFGMVILGILTVSVCLYITGGLTLTYRSILTYGQGLTGRFEMRVYLQDGTSKYQISDIAKQIRAMDGVATVNWIPKDLAWEKMKRENPELTRDLNNVLPDAYKVVLTDLSKGDAIAKTIQAIPQVEPGGVRYLRNAQKQVDDLLRFLKWIGLVAGGLLALISGVLIFTVVRLTAMSRRLELRIMNLVGASYATIYTPLMLEGVFQGLVGGLAASLLLQLSYHELARVVHGYEFLAELPPFPGNQVMVACSIAGGTYGLICSLLALVSLQRRIA, encoded by the coding sequence ATGTTTGATCGCCTAACCTTTATCCTTGGCGAGACCTTGGTTTCCATCCGCCGAAACTTCGGCATGGTCATCCTCGGAATCCTCACTGTGTCGGTTTGTCTGTACATCACCGGCGGCCTGACGCTGACGTATCGGAGTATCCTGACATACGGTCAAGGATTGACCGGACGGTTCGAGATGCGGGTTTATCTCCAGGACGGGACCTCGAAATACCAGATTTCCGACATCGCGAAGCAGATTCGCGCGATGGACGGCGTTGCTACCGTCAACTGGATTCCCAAGGACCTCGCCTGGGAGAAAATGAAGCGCGAAAATCCCGAACTGACGCGCGATCTTAACAACGTTCTGCCCGACGCCTACAAGGTCGTTTTAACTGACCTGAGCAAGGGCGACGCCATCGCCAAAACGATTCAAGCGATCCCCCAAGTTGAGCCGGGCGGCGTGCGGTATCTCCGCAACGCCCAGAAGCAGGTCGATGACCTCTTACGCTTTTTGAAATGGATCGGCCTTGTGGCCGGGGGCCTGCTGGCGCTGATTTCTGGCGTCCTGATCTTCACCGTCGTTCGCCTGACGGCCATGTCGCGCCGCCTGGAACTGCGCATCATGAACCTCGTGGGGGCCAGCTACGCCACGATCTACACGCCTCTGATGCTTGAGGGCGTCTTCCAGGGCCTGGTCGGTGGATTGGCGGCTAGCCTTTTGCTCCAACTCTCGTACCACGAACTCGCGAGGGTGGTACACGGCTACGAATTTCTGGCGGAGCTTCCGCCATTTCCCGGCAATCAGGTCATGGTGGCCTGCTCGATCGCTGGCGGGACCTACGGGCTGATCTGCTCGCTCCTGGCCCTCGTCAGCCTCCAAAGGAGAATCGCATGA
- a CDS encoding peptidoglycan DD-metalloendopeptidase family protein produces MSQLEDRMQKASDNLEDTKSRLEREREQQATLTKELAAAQAKVKEKRVEVERRVRSLYMEGKPNVLEFVFGSQSSADLATREFIATRVKKADHKLFEDFRDDRDDAQKKKKEQDQVVRQVASLQQEQVQRQHELESTQKAKESYLNGLESKKVDLQEALDQLDSDSEAIQSEIRAAMARAKAEEARRRAEAKKQGKPYVPPPKSKGGLVRPTGGPITSGFGQRYHPILHYTRLHAGIDFGGGYGAAVYSAGTGTVIAAGTRGGYGNCIVIDHGNGMSTLYGHLSRIMVSAGQTVGSHQRIGSIGSSGLATGPHLHFEVRINGSPVNPLRYL; encoded by the coding sequence ATGAGCCAATTGGAGGATCGCATGCAGAAGGCGTCCGACAACCTGGAAGATACGAAATCCCGCCTGGAGCGCGAGCGCGAACAACAGGCGACCTTGACCAAGGAATTGGCGGCGGCCCAGGCGAAGGTGAAGGAGAAGCGGGTCGAAGTTGAGCGGCGAGTACGCTCGCTCTACATGGAAGGCAAGCCCAATGTGCTGGAGTTCGTGTTCGGGTCGCAAAGCTCGGCAGATCTTGCCACGCGAGAGTTCATCGCTACGCGGGTGAAGAAAGCCGACCACAAGTTGTTTGAAGACTTCCGCGACGACCGCGACGATGCGCAGAAGAAGAAGAAGGAACAGGACCAGGTGGTGCGCCAGGTGGCCTCGCTTCAGCAGGAGCAGGTTCAACGCCAGCACGAATTGGAGAGTACGCAGAAGGCGAAGGAGAGCTATCTCAACGGCCTGGAAAGCAAGAAGGTCGATTTGCAGGAGGCTCTGGATCAACTCGATTCCGACTCCGAAGCGATTCAAAGCGAAATTCGAGCCGCGATGGCTCGCGCCAAAGCCGAGGAAGCACGCCGTCGAGCCGAGGCGAAGAAGCAGGGCAAGCCCTACGTTCCACCACCCAAGAGCAAGGGTGGGTTGGTTCGCCCCACGGGCGGGCCGATCACCAGTGGCTTTGGCCAGCGATACCACCCGATTTTGCACTACACGCGGCTCCATGCCGGCATCGACTTTGGCGGCGGCTACGGCGCGGCAGTATATTCGGCAGGAACCGGAACGGTTATCGCCGCGGGCACGCGAGGCGGCTACGGAAACTGCATCGTGATCGACCATGGCAACGGCATGTCGACTCTGTACGGCCATCTTTCGAGGATCATGGTTTCCGCCGGTCAAACCGTCGGCAGTCACCAGAGAATCGGGTCGATCGGCTCGTCGGGATTGGCGACTGGCCCCCACCTTCACTTCGAAGTCCGTATCAACGGCTCGCCGGTGAATCCGCTCCGATACTTGTAA
- a CDS encoding peptidoglycan DD-metalloendopeptidase family protein has product MDRFSLARRWAFLLACLCLGVAALAFGARHKSLSRLQAGLEGVRKSSVAAQDRIDALDEREAGLMDKVEASKSFVKVHESLATVKKAVEKARSVRDLRKKLTSLYDHGHTKALALIIDGDVRQGLSEVTSKQEVLDAIEKADDYSPKTIPLANAELKKIRYERDALQKKLDKCAVDERSILAEMKVVKDLGLGDIEFIRPVPGKVTSPFGERLHPLEHTDKPHEGVDLRGGIGDPVKVAASGKVIFTGVQRGYGNIIVVQHNDTYETAYGHLSEIDVEVGDTVEQGDVIGKVGATGRVTGPHLHFEIRVNGEPVDPLPYL; this is encoded by the coding sequence ATGGATCGATTCAGCTTAGCCCGTCGGTGGGCGTTCCTTTTGGCGTGCCTGTGTCTCGGCGTCGCCGCGTTGGCCTTTGGCGCTCGCCACAAGAGCCTGTCTCGGCTTCAGGCCGGGCTCGAAGGCGTGCGTAAGAGTTCCGTCGCGGCCCAGGACCGAATCGATGCTTTGGACGAGCGAGAGGCTGGCCTCATGGACAAGGTGGAAGCGTCGAAGTCGTTCGTCAAGGTGCACGAGAGTCTGGCCACCGTCAAGAAGGCCGTTGAAAAGGCAAGATCGGTTCGCGATCTTCGCAAGAAACTGACGAGCCTATATGACCATGGTCACACGAAGGCGCTCGCTTTGATCATCGATGGCGACGTCCGACAAGGACTCTCCGAGGTCACATCCAAGCAGGAAGTTCTTGATGCCATCGAAAAGGCCGATGACTACAGCCCAAAGACGATTCCGCTTGCAAATGCCGAGCTGAAGAAGATCCGCTACGAGCGAGATGCGCTTCAGAAAAAGCTGGACAAGTGCGCCGTCGATGAGCGATCGATCCTGGCCGAAATGAAGGTGGTCAAAGACCTTGGATTGGGAGATATCGAATTCATTCGACCAGTGCCGGGCAAGGTCACGAGCCCGTTCGGCGAGCGCCTGCACCCGCTGGAACACACGGATAAGCCCCACGAAGGCGTCGATCTGCGGGGTGGCATCGGCGATCCGGTCAAGGTCGCCGCTTCGGGCAAGGTCATCTTCACCGGCGTCCAGCGCGGCTACGGAAACATCATCGTTGTCCAGCACAACGACACGTATGAGACGGCCTATGGTCACCTCTCGGAAATCGACGTCGAGGTCGGCGATACCGTCGAGCAGGGTGATGTGATCGGTAAGGTGGGCGCGACTGGTCGTGTGACCGGCCCCCATCTTCACTTTGAAATTCGTGTGAATGGCGAACCGGTGGACCCGCTTCCCTACCTTTAA
- the leuC gene encoding 3-isopropylmalate dehydratase large subunit: MATTLFDKVWDRHKVADLPGGGTLLYIDRHLVHEVTSPQAFDGLREKNRPVRRPDLTFATADHNVPTDGRAIDESTLSGKQLAALSRNAKEFGVPLFGYGHAKQGIVHIIGPQLGITLPGLTIVCGDSHTSTHGAFGALAFGIGTTEVEHVLATQTLRSSAKPKSLGIRVDGKLGFGVTAKDVILAIIRKLGASGGTGYVAEYYGPAIENLGMSGRMTICNMSIEMGARAGMIAPDDIAFEYIQAEDRPFAPKGADFDAMVAQSKDLKTDDASAFTRHETLNADDLAPQISWGTTPAMTIDIDGAIPEPKDASEERALRYMGLHAGDRMADQNVNTVFIGSCTNARIEDLRQAASVVKGHHVASGVRAMVVPGSEAVKELAEAEGLREIFTEAGFEWHRAGCSMCLGMNGDILRPEQRSASTSNRPYEGRQGPGSRTHLVSPITAAATALKGKFADPREYLS, encoded by the coding sequence ATGGCGACGACTCTTTTTGACAAGGTTTGGGATCGACACAAGGTTGCGGATTTACCGGGCGGCGGCACGCTACTCTACATCGACCGACACCTCGTCCACGAAGTGACGTCGCCGCAGGCGTTCGATGGTCTGCGCGAGAAAAACCGTCCGGTGCGCCGACCTGACTTGACCTTCGCCACCGCCGACCACAACGTTCCGACCGATGGCCGAGCGATCGATGAATCGACGCTGAGCGGCAAACAGCTTGCCGCCCTCTCTCGAAACGCGAAGGAGTTCGGCGTGCCACTTTTCGGCTATGGCCACGCGAAGCAAGGCATCGTCCACATCATCGGCCCTCAGCTTGGCATCACGCTTCCCGGCCTCACTATCGTTTGTGGCGACAGCCACACATCCACTCATGGCGCGTTCGGCGCGCTCGCATTCGGCATTGGCACCACCGAGGTTGAGCACGTTCTGGCGACGCAGACCCTGCGCAGTTCGGCAAAGCCGAAGTCGCTCGGTATTCGGGTTGACGGCAAACTGGGCTTCGGCGTCACGGCAAAGGACGTCATCCTCGCGATCATCCGCAAGCTGGGTGCGAGCGGTGGAACCGGCTACGTGGCCGAATACTATGGTCCGGCGATCGAAAACCTGGGGATGAGTGGCCGCATGACAATCTGCAACATGAGCATCGAGATGGGCGCTCGGGCGGGCATGATCGCCCCCGACGACATCGCATTCGAATACATTCAGGCCGAAGACCGTCCGTTTGCACCAAAGGGTGCCGACTTCGACGCGATGGTCGCCCAGTCAAAAGATTTGAAGACCGACGATGCGTCGGCGTTCACCCGCCACGAGACCCTCAACGCCGACGATTTGGCGCCGCAGATTTCGTGGGGAACGACCCCGGCCATGACAATCGACATCGACGGCGCAATTCCCGAGCCGAAGGACGCCTCGGAGGAAAGGGCCTTGCGGTACATGGGTTTGCACGCTGGAGACCGAATGGCCGACCAAAACGTCAATACCGTGTTCATCGGCTCGTGCACCAACGCCCGCATCGAAGACCTGCGTCAGGCGGCTTCGGTGGTCAAGGGGCACCACGTCGCTTCGGGCGTCCGAGCTATGGTGGTACCGGGTAGCGAGGCGGTGAAGGAGTTAGCCGAAGCTGAAGGATTGCGAGAAATCTTCACCGAAGCCGGGTTCGAATGGCACCGCGCCGGATGCTCGATGTGCCTGGGCATGAACGGAGATATTTTGCGACCCGAACAGCGAAGCGCTTCGACCTCCAACCGACCGTATGAAGGGCGACAAGGACCGGGTTCGCGCACGCACCTGGTTTCGCCGATTACGGCGGCGGCGACGGCCCTCAAGGGCAAGTTCGCCGACCCTCGCGAGTATTTGTCATGA
- a CDS encoding methylated-DNA--[protein]-cysteine S-methyltransferase: protein MTESAIVHAEIDSPIGPIHLFANENGLTGLYMNTHRDALPPAAMLSADQNLFLASAAKELGEYFEGKRKDFSVTLDPQGTQFQMRVWTELLNIPFGQTISYGELAKRLGDPLLTRAVGTANGQNPISIIIPCHRVIGANGHLTGYGGGIEKKRWLLDHEAEDTLF from the coding sequence ATGACCGAATCGGCGATCGTTCACGCGGAGATCGACTCGCCGATCGGACCGATTCACCTCTTTGCCAACGAGAACGGACTCACCGGGCTGTACATGAACACGCACCGCGACGCGTTGCCTCCGGCCGCCATGCTGTCCGCCGATCAGAACCTGTTTTTGGCCTCAGCGGCCAAGGAGTTGGGCGAGTACTTCGAGGGCAAAAGGAAGGATTTCTCTGTCACGTTGGACCCGCAAGGAACGCAGTTCCAGATGCGCGTGTGGACCGAATTGCTGAACATTCCGTTTGGCCAAACCATCAGCTACGGCGAGTTGGCTAAGCGGCTCGGTGACCCATTGTTGACAAGGGCGGTTGGAACAGCCAACGGTCAAAATCCCATTTCCATCATTATTCCGTGCCACCGGGTGATTGGCGCGAATGGGCATCTGACCGGATACGGCGGTGGAATCGAAAAGAAGCGATGGCTTTTGGACCACGAGGCCGAGGACACTCTCTTTTGA
- a CDS encoding GNAT family N-acetyltransferase: MAFGPRGRGHSLLSAAEYMISFDPGQLQRDRMYEYLSRSYWSPNIRRDVFDRQIDHSFCVGAYLTETGEQIGFARLVTDYGRFAYLADVYVLPEHQGKGIAQAMVGGLIEHDCVKTVGHWILATKDAHTLYEKFGFEATNERYMFMRKSMERWQEAVSPPTENAS, from the coding sequence ATGGCTTTTGGACCACGAGGCCGAGGACACTCTCTTTTGAGCGCCGCGGAATACATGATCAGCTTCGACCCCGGCCAACTCCAGCGGGATCGAATGTACGAATATCTGAGCCGGAGTTACTGGTCGCCGAACATCCGCCGGGACGTCTTCGACCGCCAGATCGACCATAGCTTCTGCGTTGGTGCGTACTTGACCGAAACCGGTGAGCAGATCGGCTTTGCCCGGCTTGTTACCGATTACGGTCGGTTCGCCTACTTGGCCGACGTGTATGTTCTGCCCGAGCATCAAGGCAAGGGCATCGCCCAAGCGATGGTCGGTGGGCTTATCGAGCACGACTGTGTGAAGACGGTGGGGCATTGGATTCTGGCCACCAAGGATGCCCACACCTTGTACGAAAAGTTCGGATTCGAAGCCACGAACGAGCGATACATGTTCATGCGGAAGTCGATGGAACGATGGCAAGAAGCCGTTTCTCCGCCGACCGAAAATGCTTCATAA
- the purS gene encoding phosphoribosylformylglycinamidine synthase subunit PurS, with translation MPTVRVSVTLKPSLLDSAGRTVAGSLQHLGYGEVQDARIGKLIQLEVDQVEEGRIREMCQKLLANPVIEDFSYEVVG, from the coding sequence ATGCCGACTGTTCGCGTGTCCGTCACTCTCAAGCCATCTCTGCTCGATTCTGCGGGCCGAACGGTTGCCGGTTCTCTCCAGCACCTTGGCTACGGTGAAGTCCAGGACGCCCGAATCGGCAAGCTGATCCAACTGGAAGTCGACCAAGTCGAGGAAGGCCGAATTCGCGAAATGTGCCAGAAGCTCCTCGCGAACCCGGTGATCGAAGACTTTTCTTACGAGGTGGTTGGTTGA
- the purQ gene encoding phosphoribosylformylglycinamidine synthase subunit PurQ has product MKVAVLQFPGSNCDQDALKALREDIGVAAEYVWHDESSLAGYDAVFVPGGFTYGDYLRCGAIASRSPILLATKQFAEEGRPVIGVCNGFQILTEAGLLPGALTRNIRQQFICDDVYLRAETRRSIWTSGVERVIRIPIAHGEGRYIIDEDGLKKLEDNEQIAFRYVNSSGEPDESANVNGSVSSIAGVLNRQGNVLGMMPHPERASKELLGGTDGLTILRAFSLVKA; this is encoded by the coding sequence TTGAAGGTTGCCGTTCTCCAATTTCCCGGCTCGAACTGTGACCAAGACGCGCTGAAGGCGTTGCGTGAGGACATCGGCGTGGCTGCCGAATACGTGTGGCATGACGAGTCGTCGCTGGCTGGTTACGACGCGGTTTTTGTTCCCGGTGGCTTCACCTACGGTGACTATCTCCGCTGTGGCGCCATCGCCTCCCGTTCCCCAATTTTGCTCGCGACAAAGCAGTTTGCCGAAGAAGGGCGACCGGTCATCGGCGTCTGCAATGGCTTCCAGATTTTGACCGAAGCTGGTTTGTTGCCTGGAGCGCTGACCCGCAATATCCGCCAACAGTTCATCTGCGACGACGTCTATCTCCGGGCCGAAACGCGACGCTCGATTTGGACGTCGGGAGTGGAAAGGGTCATCCGAATTCCTATCGCTCACGGCGAAGGTCGGTATATAATCGATGAAGACGGCCTGAAGAAGCTCGAAGATAACGAACAAATCGCGTTCCGATACGTTAACTCGTCTGGCGAACCTGACGAATCGGCCAATGTGAACGGTTCAGTCTCTAGCATCGCCGGTGTTTTGAACCGGCAAGGCAACGTTCTCGGCATGATGCCGCACCCCGAACGAGCGTCAAAGGAACTCTTGGGAGGAACCGATGGGTTAACAATCCTAAGGGCCTTTTCTCTCGTGAAGGCATAG